In one Rugosibacter aromaticivorans genomic region, the following are encoded:
- a CDS encoding helix-turn-helix domain-containing protein, which translates to MDEKTEFAERLRDAMTTAGYQARPSVLEKEFNSRYWGRSVTFQAVSRWLRGEAIPSQEKLQVLADWLGVEPHVLRFGAGPIKAIREKAKRWDEGVGYLEREVFETFLSLPAPQRKIVREVILTFAKAQTASKPDKKKPRG; encoded by the coding sequence ATGGATGAAAAAACTGAGTTCGCCGAACGCCTACGTGATGCAATGACCACTGCGGGTTATCAGGCGCGGCCAAGTGTGTTGGAAAAGGAGTTCAACAGCCGCTACTGGGGAAGGTCAGTCACTTTTCAAGCCGTGTCGCGCTGGCTGCGTGGCGAAGCCATCCCCTCTCAGGAAAAACTACAAGTGCTGGCCGACTGGCTGGGCGTCGAGCCGCATGTGCTGCGCTTTGGCGCAGGGCCGATCAAAGCGATTAGGGAAAAGGCCAAGCGATGGGACGAAGGTGTCGGTTATCTGGAGCGCGAGGTGTTTGAAACTTTCTTGTCCCTGCCAGCCCCGCAACGCAAGATCGTGCGCGAGGTGATTTTGACGTTTGCCAAGGCGCAGACAGCGTCCAAGCCAGACAAGAAAAAGCCGCGCGGTTGA
- a CDS encoding AbrB/MazE/SpoVT family DNA-binding domain-containing protein, with the protein MLSSAVTTKGQVTVPAEMREKFGIKPGDRVGFVEENGRLIIQPHPQGVAAAFGILKARKSVSLSAMDETIKAKRKNRAGA; encoded by the coding sequence ATGCTGAGTTCAGCCGTCACAACCAAAGGGCAGGTCACGGTACCTGCCGAAATGCGCGAAAAGTTCGGCATCAAGCCGGGGGATCGGGTGGGTTTTGTTGAAGAAAACGGACGCTTGATTATCCAGCCGCATCCGCAGGGGGTGGCGGCCGCTTTCGGCATCCTTAAAGCCAGAAAATCCGTGAGCCTGTCAGCCATGGATGAGACCATCAAGGCCAAGCGGAAAAACCGTGCTGGCGCTTGA
- a CDS encoding PIN domain-containing protein, producing the protein MLALDTNVLVRILIDDPQAIDQCAAARALASAAGEVYVPQVVQIETVWVLESAYGFARAELAAVLETLLGNQSFVLQHADVLRAALGEFRNGAADFSDYVILTQARAENMLLATFDRKLGKLAGARLVPVA; encoded by the coding sequence GTGCTGGCGCTTGATACCAATGTGCTGGTGCGGATTTTGATTGACGATCCGCAGGCTATTGACCAGTGTGCAGCAGCGCGCGCGTTGGCAAGCGCGGCTGGCGAGGTTTATGTGCCACAGGTGGTGCAGATCGAAACCGTCTGGGTTCTGGAGAGCGCCTACGGCTTTGCTCGGGCAGAGCTTGCGGCGGTGCTGGAAACCCTGTTGGGCAACCAGAGTTTTGTGTTGCAACATGCTGATGTTTTGCGCGCCGCGTTAGGCGAATTCCGCAACGGCGCGGCTGATTTTTCTGACTATGTCATCCTGACGCAGGCGCGCGCCGAAAATATGCTGTTGGCGACTTTTGATCGCAAGCTGGGTAAACTGGCAGGTGCGCGTCTGGTGCCAGTCGCATAA
- a CDS encoding BrnA antitoxin family protein: MASHKPLINANDEVRELTTADMAKFKPAAEVLPLALRKKLGVRGAQKTPTKERITIRLSREVVDQFRDSGEGWQTRVDAALQDWLKSHSPV; encoded by the coding sequence ATGGCAAGCCACAAACCCTTGATTAATGCGAACGACGAAGTTCGCGAGCTGACCACGGCAGATATGGCGAAATTCAAGCCCGCCGCTGAGGTATTGCCGCTAGCGCTGAGAAAGAAACTGGGCGTGCGTGGCGCGCAAAAAACGCCCACTAAAGAGCGCATCACTATCCGGTTATCGCGAGAAGTCGTCGATCAATTTCGTGACAGCGGCGAAGGCTGGCAAACCCGTGTTGACGCAGCCTTGCAAGATTGGCTCAAGAGCCATTCTCCGGTGTAA
- a CDS encoding addiction module protein translates to MGNQLEKLEAEALKLTSGERAAFAQLLLASLDEDTEIEDAWAVEIERRIADVESGAVQAIPIAQALAQVRAALK, encoded by the coding sequence ATGGGAAATCAACTTGAAAAATTGGAAGCTGAAGCACTGAAGCTCACGTCAGGTGAGCGTGCTGCATTCGCACAGCTATTGCTAGCCAGCCTTGATGAAGATACTGAGATTGAGGACGCATGGGCTGTTGAAATCGAACGCAGGATTGCGGATGTCGAAAGTGGCGCGGTTCAGGCCATTCCAATCGCGCAAGCGCTTGCCCAGGTGCGTGCCGCGCTGAAGTGA
- a CDS encoding Txe/YoeB family addiction module toxin: MSWQLVYTKAAQKDAQKLAASGLKEKALGLLTILGENPFQNPPPYEKLVGDLAGAYSRRINIQHRLVYQVLAEQGIVKVLRMWSHYE; encoded by the coding sequence GTGAGTTGGCAGCTGGTTTATACAAAAGCTGCACAAAAAGACGCGCAAAAACTTGCTGCATCCGGACTAAAAGAGAAGGCGTTAGGCTTATTAACGATTCTTGGTGAAAACCCGTTTCAGAATCCACCGCCTTATGAAAAACTGGTGGGTGATTTAGCTGGAGCATATTCACGTCGCATCAATATTCAACACCGCCTCGTTTATCAAGTTCTGGCAGAGCAAGGTATCGTCAAAGTATTGCGGATGTGGTCACATTATGAGTGA